The sequence below is a genomic window from Acidobacteriota bacterium.
TGGCCTTCCGCTTCCGCGAAGCCGAACTCCCCATCACGGAGAGGAGCCTCGCGGGCCATGCGGCCCTCACGGGGGAGCCTCTCCTCATCGAGGACGCCTACGCCATTCCCGCTTCGGCTCCCTACCGCTTCAACGCCGGGTTCGACCGCGAGACGGGCTACCGCACGCGCTCCCTTCTGGTCCTTCCCATGACGAACCCCAAGGGCGAGGTGACGGGCGTCCTCCAGCTCATCAACCGCAAGCGGGACCCTACGGCCCTGCTCGACTCCCCGCAGGCCGTCGAACGGGAGGTCGTCCCCTTCGACGCCGCCACCACGCGGCTCATGAAGGCCGTGGGGAGCCTGGCGGCGGTGGCGGTGGACAACGCGCGCCTCTACGAAAACATCGAGCGTCTCTTCGAGGGCTTCGTGAAGGCCTCGGTGACGGCCATCGAGCAGCGCGACCCCACCACCTCGGGACACTCCCTCCGGGTGTCGGCTCTCTGCGTCGGGCTGGCCGAGGCGGCGGGCCGGGAGGAAAGGGGGGCCCTCGCCGGAATCTCCTTTTCGGACGAGCAGGTGCGGGAACTCCGGTACGCGGCCCTCCTCCACGACTTCGGCAAGGTCGGCGTGCGCGAGCACGTCCTGGTCAAGGCGAAGAAGCTCTACCCTTTCGAAATGGAGAGGATCGAAACGCGCCTCGAAGTAGCCCGCCTTCACAGGGAACGAGCCATCCTTCTACAGAAGGTGGAGGCCGCCCTGGGGAGCGATCCGGACAGGGCGGCTCGCCTCGCCGCCCTCGACCGGGCTCTGGCCTTTTCGGAGTCGGACCTCGCGCGCTTCCGCGAGACGATCCTCCGGGCCAACGAGCCCACGGTCCTTCCGGAAGGAGACTTCTCCACCTTGCAGGAGATCGCCGCGGCCTCCTTCACCGATCGCGAGGGGCGTCCACACGCCCTCCTGGAACCGAGGGAGGTGGCCATTCTCTCCATACGAAAGGGCAGCCTCACCGAGGAGGAGCGCCTGGAAATCGAAAGCCACGTGACCCACACTTACGAGTTCCTGAAGAAGATCCCTTGGACCGGCGAGCTCCGCCGCATCCCGGAGATCGCCTTCGCGCACCACGAGAAGATCAACGGGCGAGGGTACCCGCGCCGGGTCTCCGGGACGGAGATCCCCGTTCAATCCCGCATCATGACCGTCGCCGACATATATGACGCCCTCTCCGCCTCGGACAGACCGTACAAGCGGGCCGTCCCTCCCGAACGCGCCCTCGCCATCCTGGAAGAGGAGGCCCGCGACGGCTTCCTCGATCCGGATCTCGTGGGCCTCTTCATCGGCGCCCGCATCTGGACGACCGTGGGCACGGGAAGCCTGCGGGCCTAGGCGCGTCCCTCCGCCATGGCGCTCACGGTCCTCTACGACGAGTCCTGCCCCCTCTGCCTCGCCTCCCGACGACGCCTGGAGCGGCTCGACGTCTTTCGGCGCCTGCGCTTCCTGGGAATCTCGGAGGCCCCGGTCACTCTCCTCCAGCCACACGGCCTCCGCCCCGCGGACCTCGCCGAGGCGCTCCACGTCGTGGACGCCCGAGGGAGGGTGCTTCGCGGCTTCCGGGCCGTGCGCCGCCTGCTCTGGATCCATCCCCTGACCTGGCCCGCCGCGCTCTTTCTCCACCTTCCCGGCGCCGGCTGGATCGGAGAGGCCGTGTACAGGCGGGTGGCTCTCCGGCGCCATTCGGGGCTACCCTGGCCATGGAAAGGAGACGCGACATGAGACCGCGCGTTGGTCCTTCCCCCCTGGTCGTCGGCCTGAGCCTCGCCGTAGGGGCCGTCCTCCTCTGGTCGGGGATCCACCCCCGCGACCGCCTCACCTGGTTCCTGGAGGTCCTGCCCGTCCTTCTCGCCTGGCCCCTCCTCGCCCTCACCTACCGCCGCTTCCGCTTCACGCCTCTGGCCTACGCCTTCATCGCCTTGCACATGGCCGTCCTCATGGTGGGCGGGAAGTACACCTACGCCGAAGTCCCCCTGTTCAATTGGCTGCGCGACACCTTCGACCTCGGCCGCAACTACTACGACCGCGTGGGGCACTTCTTCCAGGGATTCGTCCCGGCCCTGCTCGCCCGCGAGATCCTCCTGCGCGCCTCCCCCCTGCGGCCGGGGGGATGGCTCTTCTTTCTGGTGACGTGCGTCTGCCTGGCCGTGAGCGCCGTCTACGAATTCTTCGAGTGGGGCGTGGCCGTCGCCACGGGGACCGCCGCCGACGCCTTCCTCGGCACCCAGGGCGACGTCTGGGACACCCAATGGGACATGTTCATGGCCCTGATCGGCGCCCTCTCGTCCCAGCTCCTCCTCTCCCGCCTTCAGGACCGGCAGAGGACCGAGGGGTAGGCGCTCGGAAGCGGTCAGGCCTTGCTTCCGCGTCTTTCGCCTTTCCTCTCACTTTCTTTTCTCAGTAGAAAAAGACGCTCTTGTACCGGACGGTGAGGATGGCCTCGGCGGCGAGAGGGCCCCTGCCGGGAAGGTCCAGCGTCACCCGGAGGGGATAGTCACCCGGGAGGAAGAGGGTCCGGTCGAGCCGGATGACCACGGGACGGATGACGTGCCCCCCGGGCGGGATGACCATTTCCGATCTGGCGGATTCCTCAGGTTCCCCGTCCGCCGCCGTGACCCCTTCGAGAGAAACGGCCCGCCCGGCCACCTCCACATCCACGCTCGGGGGAGGCAGGGATGACACCGCGACGGGCGCGTCGCTCCGGTTGCGCAGGATGAGGTAAAGGGTCACATCCTGCCCCGGCGCGTACGCCGAGTAGGGAAGCGACACGTGCAGGCCGAGAGTCGGCAATGGCCCCTTCGCGGACACCGCCAGGCAGGCCCATGCCATCGCCGCCGCGACCCTCCAGACCCGTCCGCCCATCTTCTCCACATCTCCTCCCGCTAACCCGGTCCGTTCCTTCGCTCTCCGCCTCGCCCCCCACGTCTCACGTTTCGCGTCTCACGTTTTGCGTCCCACGTCTTACGTTTCATCATGCGTGTCCAAAATAAAGCAGCGTGTCTCCTTCGAACGTCGGCCGGGCCCTGGCCGCGCCCTTGGCGCGGCACGGAGGGCCTGGTCCGGGCGCGTCCATGCCCGCCTCCCCGCGCCCCGTTCCCAGCCCCTCCGCCGCCCATCGGGCTCCAGGCCCGGCCTCGTGCTGGAATGCGCCTCCCCCCTCCTCTGGCGTTGCGCCGGCGGCGCCGGACCGATTGCGGCGTCAGCCTTCGGCGGCCAGCTCCTCGACGTACATCCCAGTACGCCTGCGTAGCAGCCGCCTCGGCTTCCTTGCCGGGGGTCCGGCCCTCCGGGGGCTCTCGGCGCGTTGCCCGCCGGGCCAGAGCAGGTTCGCGAAGGCGCGACGAGCGCGTGCCGGAAGCACGCCAAGGAGCGCCGACAAAGAAGATGCCTGGCCCGGCGTCAACCCGGAGGGACGGGGCGGCCTGGGCGCCCGGCTGTGTCACGGCTCGTCGAGGATGCCCCCCGCATGTTCCTCCTCGCCGCTCCTTGCCGTGCATCCCAGGGCGCTCCCGTCGCGCCAGAGATCCCCGGGGGGCCGGACCCCTTCAGCCCACCGGCGCCGGGACGCGCCTTCCTCCGCTTCGCTCCGGAAGGCAGGCAGCATGAGACGCGCAAAAAGATCTTGGACAGGCATGACGTTTCACGTAATGCACTCCCTCAAGGCCGAGGCGAGGTCCCGCGTGGCGCCCGCCACCACGTTCCGGCCGAAGAGGAAGTCTTCCCCCCCGGAGAAGTCCGTCAGATGGCCCCCCGCGGCCCGAAGGATGGCGGCGCCGGCGGCCACGTCCCAGGGCCAGAGGCCGCGCTCCCAGAAGCCGTCGAAGCGCCCCGCCGCCGTCCAGCAAAGATCCAGGGCCGCGGCCCCGCACCGGCGGATCCCCCCCGTCGCGCACGCCGCCTGCCGGAATCCCTTCACGTAGTGGTCCAGGTGGTCCAGCTCCTTGAAGGGGAAGCCGGTGGCCACGAAGGCCCCCTCCAGGCGGCGCCGGCCCGAGGTCCGGATGGGATTCCCGTTGAGCGTCGCGGGGAGCCCCTTCCCCCCCTGAAAGAGCTCGTCGTGCACCGGGTCGTAGACCACGCCCAGGGCCGGAGCGCCGTCCTCGATGAGGCCCACGGAGACGCAGTAGACGGGCAGGCCCCGAACGAAGTTGTTGGTGCCGTCCAGGGGATCCACACAGAAGAACCGCCCTTCCTGGCCCGTGGCGGTGCCCGAGCCTTCCTCCGCCAAGAGGGGCATATCCGGACAGCGCAGGGCGAGGATCGCTTTCACGGCGGCCTCGCAGGCCTTGTCGGTGGCGGTGACGAAGTCGTTGGCGCCCTTCGCCTCCACCCAGGCGGTCCCCTCCACCCGGGCTTTCTTCAGGATCCGTCCGGCCTCCAGGGCCGCCTCGGTCATGGCGTCCAGGTACGCTTGCATCAATCCTCCTCGGGGTCCGGCGTCCGATTCCTGCGGGCCCGGGGGTGGGCCGAGTCGTACACGGCCTTGAGCTGGGCCGTGGCCACGTGGGTGTATTTCTGAGTCGTGGAGAGGCTGGCGTGCCCCAGGAGTTCCTGGATCGTCCTCAGGTCCGCCCCGCGCGAGAGAAGGTGGGTGGCGAAAGAGTGGCGGAGCGTGTGGGGCGAGGCGTCGGCGTCCGTGGGAATCTGAGGCAGATAACGCTCCACCGTGCGCTGGAGTGAGCGGGCGGTGAGACGCCTTCCTTTCAGGTTGACGAAGACGGCGGGCGTCAAGGGGACGGGGAAGGCCTCCTTCCGCGCCGCGAGATAGGCCTTTAGGGCCTGGGCCGCGGGTTCCCCGAAGGGCACGATGCGCTCCTTCCTCCCCTTTCCGAGGACCCTCACGATGCGCCCATCCAGGTCCAGCCCATCGAAGTCGAGCCCCACGGCCTCGGAGGCCC
It includes:
- a CDS encoding HD domain-containing phosphohydrolase, which produces MTRDREFDDQALILDQLTEVSLALSTERDFRKLLDLILSRALLLARCDAGSLYIRVPDDDPENPGPPRLRFVAAQNASVAFRFREAELPITERSLAGHAALTGEPLLIEDAYAIPASAPYRFNAGFDRETGYRTRSLLVLPMTNPKGEVTGVLQLINRKRDPTALLDSPQAVEREVVPFDAATTRLMKAVGSLAAVAVDNARLYENIERLFEGFVKASVTAIEQRDPTTSGHSLRVSALCVGLAEAAGREERGALAGISFSDEQVRELRYAALLHDFGKVGVREHVLVKAKKLYPFEMERIETRLEVARLHRERAILLQKVEAALGSDPDRAARLAALDRALAFSESDLARFRETILRANEPTVLPEGDFSTLQEIAAASFTDREGRPHALLEPREVAILSIRKGSLTEEERLEIESHVTHTYEFLKKIPWTGELRRIPEIAFAHHEKINGRGYPRRVSGTEIPVQSRIMTVADIYDALSASDRPYKRAVPPERALAILEEEARDGFLDPDLVGLFIGARIWTTVGTGSLRA
- a CDS encoding DUF393 domain-containing protein, which translates into the protein MALTVLYDESCPLCLASRRRLERLDVFRRLRFLGISEAPVTLLQPHGLRPADLAEALHVVDARGRVLRGFRAVRRLLWIHPLTWPAALFLHLPGAGWIGEAVYRRVALRRHSGLPWPWKGDAT
- a CDS encoding DUF2238 domain-containing protein; protein product: MRPRVGPSPLVVGLSLAVGAVLLWSGIHPRDRLTWFLEVLPVLLAWPLLALTYRRFRFTPLAYAFIALHMAVLMVGGKYTYAEVPLFNWLRDTFDLGRNYYDRVGHFFQGFVPALLAREILLRASPLRPGGWLFFLVTCVCLAVSAVYEFFEWGVAVATGTAADAFLGTQGDVWDTQWDMFMALIGALSSQLLLSRLQDRQRTEG
- a CDS encoding inositol monophosphatase family protein, with amino-acid sequence MQAYLDAMTEAALEAGRILKKARVEGTAWVEAKGANDFVTATDKACEAAVKAILALRCPDMPLLAEEGSGTATGQEGRFFCVDPLDGTNNFVRGLPVYCVSVGLIEDGAPALGVVYDPVHDELFQGGKGLPATLNGNPIRTSGRRRLEGAFVATGFPFKELDHLDHYVKGFRQAACATGGIRRCGAAALDLCWTAAGRFDGFWERGLWPWDVAAGAAILRAAGGHLTDFSGGEDFLFGRNVVAGATRDLASALRECIT
- the xerC gene encoding tyrosine recombinase XerC gives rise to the protein MEKDALRSALAEFERHLRDEQRVSGHTLRNYKSDLRQMEVFLRRLFPGGVEIASVDTLTLRAYLGHLHQRGLARVTIMRKLAAVRSFFRFLHREGRIGLNPARALGTPRQLRKVPRVLTEEEAAALVEAPPRPDTGTLAGLRDRALLELLYATGLRASEAVGLDFDGLDLDGRIVRVLGKGRKERIVPFGEPAAQALKAYLAARKEAFPVPLTPAVFVNLKGRRLTARSLQRTVERYLPQIPTDADASPHTLRHSFATHLLSRGADLRTIQELLGHASLSTTQKYTHVATAQLKAVYDSAHPRARRNRTPDPEED